The Halichoerus grypus chromosome 14, mHalGry1.hap1.1, whole genome shotgun sequence genome contains a region encoding:
- the INIP gene encoding SOSS complex subunit C isoform X3 has translation MAANPSGQGFQNKNRVAILAELDKEKRKLLMQNQSSTNHPGASIALSRPSLNKDFRDHAEQQHIAAQQKAALQHAHAHSSGYFITQDSAFGNLILPVLPRLDPE, from the exons gttttcaaaacaaaaacagggttGCAATCTTGGCAGAActggacaaagagaaaagaaaattactaatgCAGAACCAGTCTTCAACTAATCATCCTGGAGCGAG CATTGCACTCTCGAGACCCTCTCTTAATAAGGACTTCCGGGATCATGCTGAGCAGCAGCATATTGCAGCCCAACAAAAGGCGGCTTTGCAG cacgcacatgcacactcaTCTGGATACTTCATAACTCAAGACTCTGCTTTTGGGAATCTTATTCTTCCCGTCTTACCTCGCCTTGACCCAGAATGA
- the INIP gene encoding SOSS complex subunit C isoform X2: MKAVDNEKEILFGSEHVCCCFPPENLGFQNKNRVAILAELDKEKRKLLMQNQSSTNHPGASIALSRPSLNKDFRDHAEQQHIAAQQKAALQHAHAHSSGYFITQDSAFGNLILPVLPRLDPE, translated from the exons ATGAAAGCAGTTGACAAcgaaaaagaaatattgtttgGATCTGAGCATGTCTGTTGCTGTTTTCCTCCTGAAAACCTTG gttttcaaaacaaaaacagggttGCAATCTTGGCAGAActggacaaagagaaaagaaaattactaatgCAGAACCAGTCTTCAACTAATCATCCTGGAGCGAG CATTGCACTCTCGAGACCCTCTCTTAATAAGGACTTCCGGGATCATGCTGAGCAGCAGCATATTGCAGCCCAACAAAAGGCGGCTTTGCAG cacgcacatgcacactcaTCTGGATACTTCATAACTCAAGACTCTGCTTTTGGGAATCTTATTCTTCCCGTCTTACCTCGCCTTGACCCAGAATGA
- the INIP gene encoding SOSS complex subunit C isoform X4, which produces MQNQSSTNHPGASIALSRPSLNKDFRDHAEQQHIAAQQKAALQHAHAHSSGYFITQDSAFGNLILPVLPRLDPE; this is translated from the exons atgCAGAACCAGTCTTCAACTAATCATCCTGGAGCGAG CATTGCACTCTCGAGACCCTCTCTTAATAAGGACTTCCGGGATCATGCTGAGCAGCAGCATATTGCAGCCCAACAAAAGGCGGCTTTGCAG cacgcacatgcacactcaTCTGGATACTTCATAACTCAAGACTCTGCTTTTGGGAATCTTATTCTTCCCGTCTTACCTCGCCTTGACCCAGAATGA